A single genomic interval of Granulicella tundricola MP5ACTX9 harbors:
- a CDS encoding S41 family peptidase, whose translation MPFRPTRALILALLCTPLYAQRPSLSDPTISPDGHEIAFVSGGDIWSVPAAGGEAHLLVTHPATESRPLYSPDGKKLAFISTRTGNGNIYILTLASGQLQRLTYSDVPDRLDAWSKDGQWIYFTSAIDDVAGQGDIFRVRTTGGTPLEVTHERYMNEFESSPSPDGSQIAFMAKGISASQWWRNGHAHIDETELWLKPVGDSAPYKKLLPADSKHAWPMWSADGKSLFYMSDASGAENIWETPAGSASPKALTHFKEGRVLWPSIGDSGHTIVFERNFAIWRMDTASGKAEPVRIELRGSAGTPGITRVTETSFRTLALSPDGKKVVVLAHGQLFAASAKDGGDGQRVKSEAVSMSDPQWSPDSTSVAYIAERMDGSHQLELFSFDTLKARPLTIIPGESQAPSWSPNGKLLAYVHDNKDLHVITMPDPKAKAPSTVPLPDKIITSGALAQPSLAWSPDNQWVAFTSVDARSFRNLNVIQAAGGEPHPITFLGNGETAYSRIAWSPDGKYILFETAQRSENIQIARVDLLPHVPRFREDEFRDLFRTTRPPGTPATPATPTTPAETPASEPKADATDTPDKPKPAAPEKKQPEPVKIVFEGIRRRLTILPLGLSAERPVISPDGKVLLFSAETARQESLYTYSLDELAREPAVARQLTSTPGSKGAYAFSPDSKEVFFLENGTVKTIALESRTPKTVAISGRLQIDFDQEKKVVFEEAWGTLNRRFYDGKFNGQDWRKLHDEWQPYIDGAQTGDELRRDINLLIGELNSSHSGINRPMPGPGGAEPRTTQVGNLGLRFDREKYEAGQGLIVREVIQLGPAFIEGSIKPGDKLISINGDAIEGYDLDQLLEDTVNHRTVLSVETAGKSREVIVRPIPSAAAVGLVYRQWVEERRAYVDRISGGKIGYVHLAAMGDGDLQQLYLDIDAQNESKQGVIVDVRNNNGGYINGYALDVFTRKNYLEMTPRNMGTVPSRQDLGQRALGLPTILVTNESTLSDGEDFTEGYRSLQLGKVVGEPTAGWIIFTGAQQLIDGSSVRLPFTRVQDLRGQTMEMHPRPVDIEVDREEGETSAGTDGQLDRAVKELLTAR comes from the coding sequence ATGCCCTTCCGCCCCACCCGAGCCCTCATCCTGGCTCTCCTCTGCACGCCCCTCTACGCCCAGCGCCCCTCCCTCTCTGACCCCACCATCTCCCCCGATGGCCACGAGATAGCCTTCGTCTCCGGCGGCGACATCTGGTCCGTCCCCGCAGCAGGCGGGGAGGCCCACCTCCTGGTCACCCACCCCGCCACGGAGTCCCGCCCCCTCTACTCCCCCGACGGCAAGAAGCTCGCCTTCATCTCCACCCGCACCGGTAACGGCAACATCTACATCCTGACTCTGGCCAGCGGCCAGCTCCAGCGCCTTACCTACTCGGACGTCCCCGACCGCCTGGACGCCTGGTCCAAGGACGGCCAGTGGATCTACTTCACCTCCGCCATCGACGACGTAGCCGGCCAGGGGGACATCTTCCGCGTCCGCACCACCGGTGGCACCCCGCTCGAGGTCACCCACGAGCGCTACATGAATGAATTTGAGTCCTCCCCTTCGCCAGACGGCAGCCAGATCGCCTTCATGGCCAAGGGAATCTCCGCCTCGCAGTGGTGGCGCAACGGCCACGCCCACATCGACGAGACCGAGCTCTGGCTCAAGCCCGTAGGCGACTCCGCACCCTACAAGAAGCTCCTCCCCGCCGACTCCAAGCACGCGTGGCCCATGTGGTCCGCCGACGGCAAATCCCTCTTCTATATGTCCGATGCATCGGGAGCCGAGAACATCTGGGAGACCCCCGCAGGCTCTGCCTCGCCCAAGGCTCTGACCCATTTCAAGGAAGGCCGCGTCCTCTGGCCATCCATCGGCGACTCCGGCCACACCATCGTCTTCGAGCGTAACTTCGCCATCTGGCGCATGGACACGGCCTCCGGCAAGGCCGAGCCCGTCAGGATCGAGCTCCGCGGCTCCGCCGGCACACCCGGCATCACCCGCGTCACCGAGACCTCCTTCCGCACGCTCGCCCTCTCACCCGACGGCAAGAAGGTGGTCGTCCTCGCCCATGGCCAGCTCTTCGCCGCCTCCGCCAAGGACGGGGGCGACGGCCAGCGCGTCAAGTCCGAGGCCGTCTCCATGTCGGACCCCCAGTGGTCCCCCGACTCCACCTCCGTCGCTTACATCGCGGAGCGCATGGACGGCTCGCACCAGCTTGAGCTCTTCAGCTTCGACACCCTCAAAGCACGCCCCCTCACCATCATTCCCGGCGAATCTCAGGCCCCCAGCTGGTCCCCCAACGGCAAGCTGCTGGCCTACGTCCACGACAACAAGGACCTGCACGTCATCACCATGCCGGACCCCAAGGCAAAGGCCCCGTCCACCGTCCCCCTGCCTGACAAGATCATCACCTCCGGAGCTCTCGCCCAGCCCTCACTTGCATGGTCGCCCGATAACCAATGGGTCGCCTTCACCTCTGTCGATGCCCGCAGCTTCCGCAACCTCAACGTCATCCAGGCCGCCGGCGGCGAGCCCCATCCCATCACCTTCCTCGGCAACGGCGAGACCGCCTACTCCCGCATCGCCTGGTCGCCTGACGGCAAGTACATCCTCTTCGAGACCGCCCAGCGCTCCGAGAACATCCAGATCGCGCGCGTCGACCTGCTCCCCCACGTCCCACGCTTCCGTGAGGATGAGTTCCGCGACCTCTTCCGCACCACTCGTCCCCCAGGCACCCCGGCAACCCCAGCCACCCCTACGACGCCCGCCGAAACGCCGGCCTCTGAGCCCAAGGCTGATGCCACCGACACCCCAGACAAGCCCAAGCCTGCCGCCCCTGAGAAGAAGCAGCCGGAACCCGTCAAGATCGTCTTCGAAGGCATCCGTCGCCGCCTGACCATCCTTCCCCTTGGTCTCTCGGCCGAGCGCCCCGTTATCAGCCCGGACGGCAAGGTCCTGCTCTTCTCCGCTGAGACCGCACGCCAGGAGAGCCTCTACACTTACTCGCTCGATGAACTCGCACGCGAGCCCGCCGTGGCTCGCCAGCTCACCTCCACCCCCGGCTCAAAGGGCGCGTATGCCTTCTCGCCGGACTCCAAGGAGGTCTTCTTCCTGGAGAACGGCACCGTCAAGACCATCGCGCTCGAGTCCCGCACGCCCAAGACCGTAGCCATCTCCGGCCGCCTCCAGATCGACTTCGACCAGGAAAAGAAGGTCGTCTTTGAAGAGGCGTGGGGAACCCTCAACCGCCGCTTCTATGACGGCAAGTTCAACGGTCAGGACTGGCGCAAACTGCATGACGAGTGGCAGCCCTACATCGACGGCGCTCAGACCGGAGACGAACTTCGCCGCGACATCAATCTCCTCATCGGCGAGCTCAACAGCTCCCACTCCGGCATCAACCGCCCCATGCCCGGTCCCGGTGGAGCAGAACCCCGCACCACCCAGGTCGGGAATCTTGGTCTCCGCTTCGATCGTGAAAAGTATGAAGCCGGCCAAGGCCTCATTGTCCGCGAGGTCATCCAACTCGGCCCCGCCTTCATCGAAGGCTCCATCAAGCCTGGCGACAAGCTCATCTCCATCAACGGAGACGCCATCGAAGGCTATGACCTTGACCAGCTCCTCGAAGACACCGTCAATCACCGCACGGTGCTTTCAGTTGAGACAGCTGGCAAGAGCAGGGAAGTCATCGTTCGTCCTATCCCTTCCGCCGCAGCAGTAGGCCTCGTCTATCGCCAGTGGGTTGAGGAGCGCCGCGCCTACGTCGATCGCATCTCCGGCGGCAAGATCGGCTACGTGCATCTCGCCGCGATGGGCGATGGTGACCTCCAGCAGCTCTATCTCGATATCGACGCCCAGAACGAGTCAAAGCAGGGCGTTATCGTCGATGTCCGCAACAACAACGGCGGTTACATCAACGGCTATGCGCTCGACGTCTTCACCCGCAAGAACTACCTCGAAATGACTCCGCGCAATATGGGCACTGTCCCCAGCCGCCAGGATCTCGGCCAGCGAGCCCTTGGCCTGCCCACGATTCTCGTCACCAACGAGTCCACCCTCTCTGACGGCGAGGACTTCACCGAAGGCTACCGCAGCCTGCAACTCGGCAAGGTCGTCGGCGAACCCACCGCCGGATGGATCATCTTCACCGGAGCACAGCAGCTCATCGATGGCTCCTCCGTACGCCTCCCCTTCACCCGCGTGCAGGATCTGCGTGGACAGACCATGGAGATGCATCCCCGCCCGGTGGATATCGAGGTCGATCGCGAAGAGGGAGAAACCTCAGCCGGCACCGACGGCCAACTCGACCGTGCGGTGAAGGAGCTCCTCACCGCGCGGTAA
- the treZ gene encoding malto-oligosyltrehalose trehalohydrolase gives MHEFKLWAPTPQKVAVKIADKTYPMAGPSDKGIWKTTVEDAAPGTEYAFLLDDDTTPYPDPRSLSQPHGVHGPSVIYDQKAFNWDDHTWQGPPLTGAILYELHIGTFTGSGCFDSAIERLGYLQDLGITHVEIMPVAEWAGDRGWGYDGVDLYATTEHYGGPEAFKRFVNACHGHGIAVILDVVYNHFGPVGNYTGKFGPYITDRHRTPWGDAMNMEQEGSDQVRRFFIDNAIMWMRDFHVDGLRLDAIHEIIDRSAIHFLEQLSAEVDNLSAAVGRRLVLIAESDLNDPKIVKPIEAGGYGMDAQWSDDFHHSLATLLFTEPGHKGYYDDFGAFECLAKSLKSVFVFDGQYSTYRGRSHGRPVDALSAHHFVGFIQNHDQIGNRALGDRIDQTIGLAKTKVALGIVLTAPFIPLLFMGEEFAASTPFLYFADHDDEEMARLVSAGRKKEFAAFGFDQAEIPNPEDPATFTNSKLNWSEIGSGRHAEMHQWVRSLIHLRRESVCLNDGDRGHLNVTFNEDKRWLRMDRRLVTVLCNLGPDPAQFNVTSDHRLILSSEPTTVLSNCCVVVQPNTLAILSAEAE, from the coding sequence ATGCATGAATTCAAACTATGGGCGCCCACACCCCAAAAAGTAGCCGTCAAGATCGCAGACAAGACCTACCCCATGGCTGGCCCCAGCGACAAGGGCATCTGGAAGACCACGGTAGAGGACGCCGCTCCCGGCACCGAATACGCCTTCCTCCTCGACGACGACACTACCCCGTATCCTGACCCGCGCAGCCTCTCCCAGCCCCACGGCGTGCATGGCCCGTCTGTTATTTACGACCAGAAGGCGTTCAACTGGGACGACCACACCTGGCAGGGTCCGCCGCTCACCGGCGCCATTCTCTACGAGCTTCACATCGGCACCTTCACCGGGTCCGGCTGTTTTGACTCCGCCATTGAGCGCCTTGGGTACCTTCAGGACCTCGGCATCACCCACGTTGAGATCATGCCCGTAGCCGAGTGGGCCGGCGATCGCGGCTGGGGATACGACGGTGTAGACCTCTATGCCACAACCGAGCACTACGGCGGTCCGGAAGCCTTCAAGCGCTTCGTCAACGCCTGCCACGGCCACGGCATCGCCGTCATCCTTGACGTCGTCTATAACCACTTCGGCCCTGTCGGCAACTACACCGGAAAGTTCGGACCCTACATCACGGATCGCCACCGCACCCCCTGGGGCGACGCCATGAACATGGAGCAGGAGGGTTCGGACCAGGTCCGCCGCTTCTTCATCGATAACGCCATCATGTGGATGCGCGACTTCCACGTTGACGGCCTCCGCCTGGACGCCATCCACGAGATCATCGACCGCTCCGCCATCCACTTCCTGGAGCAGCTCTCCGCCGAGGTCGATAACCTCTCCGCAGCCGTAGGCCGCCGCCTCGTTCTCATCGCGGAGTCTGATCTCAACGACCCCAAGATCGTCAAACCCATTGAAGCCGGCGGCTACGGCATGGACGCCCAGTGGTCGGATGACTTCCACCACTCGCTCGCCACCCTCCTCTTCACGGAGCCCGGCCACAAGGGTTACTACGACGATTTCGGCGCATTTGAGTGCCTCGCCAAGAGCCTCAAGAGCGTCTTCGTCTTCGACGGCCAGTACAGCACCTATCGCGGCCGCAGCCACGGCCGTCCCGTCGACGCCCTCTCTGCCCATCACTTCGTCGGCTTCATTCAGAACCACGACCAGATTGGCAATCGCGCCCTCGGCGACCGCATCGACCAGACCATCGGCCTGGCCAAAACCAAGGTCGCCCTCGGCATTGTCCTCACCGCGCCCTTCATCCCGCTCCTCTTCATGGGGGAAGAGTTCGCCGCCTCCACACCATTCCTCTACTTCGCCGACCATGATGACGAGGAGATGGCCCGGCTCGTCTCCGCCGGACGCAAGAAGGAGTTCGCCGCCTTCGGTTTTGACCAGGCTGAGATCCCCAACCCGGAAGACCCTGCCACCTTCACCAACTCCAAACTCAACTGGTCTGAGATCGGCTCCGGTAGACACGCGGAGATGCACCAGTGGGTCCGCAGCCTGATCCACCTTCGCCGTGAATCCGTCTGCCTCAACGACGGCGACCGCGGCCACCTCAACGTCACTTTCAACGAAGACAAGCGCTGGCTCCGCATGGACCGCCGCCTCGTCACCGTCCTCTGCAACCTCGGCCCTGATCCCGCCCAGTTCAACGTCACCTCGGACCACCGCCTCATCCTGTCCTCTGAACCCACCACCGTACTCTCCAACTGCTGCGTCGTCGTCCAGCCCAACACCTTGGCGATCCTCTCCGCGGAGGCTGAATAA
- the treY gene encoding malto-oligosyltrehalose synthase has translation MTKVPASTYRLQLHKGFKFDDAAAIAQYLYDLGVTHVYSSPYLQAAPDSMHGYDVVDHQRVNEELGGAEAHKRFSKTLGENGLGQVLDIVPNHMAIGRENRFWWDVLENGASSRYASFFDIDWQPQEERLRDKVLVPILADQYGRVLEAGDIKVIRNGPLFLVEAAGQTFPVAPTSLPAILARAADYSNSDTLRFIAASFGRLPQPSFEDRRTVLARHRDKAVLNTLLERLCAEDHPACTAIDRAIDDLNARHDALDDFLNQQNYRLAYWKTADQQLGYRRFFDVNSLIGLRMERAHVFEETHALILEWLRQGVLDGVRVDHPDGLRDPLEYFQRLRAAAPDAWIIGEKILEPGEFLRENWPIEGTSGYDFLNVALGVLVSPDGLEKLTQVYADFTAQPVDFHVIAHDKKIAVSQEALGSDVNRITSLLIEICENNRNYRDTTRAEARRALRELAGCFAIYRTYVVPSRNEINDEDRSYIHRAIECAKSNRADLPPTLFDFLEDILTLKVTGRLETEFTLRFQQFTSPVMAKGVEDTAFYCFNRLTGMCEVGGDPGRNGLTIDQFHEYQSKMQQTHPSTMTTLSTHDTKRADDVRARLSVLSELPEEFASAIQSWTAANEQFKANTFPDPNTEYFLYQTLIGAWPIDAERTKTYMLKAMREAKQQTSWVANNKPFEDALFAFIDAILTHAPFVDSLSEFVAKLLVPGRVNSLTQSLLKYTAPGVPDLYQGGELWDHSLVDPDNRRPVDYDLRRKLLAQIAVLPIDKISASINDPEDKGVAKLFLVHRALQLRRQQPTWFGPEAAYTPVKLTGPAASHALAYLRGDHVLTIVPLHTAALTDGWDDTAVQLPEGRWSNQLAEEPHRSGKVLLADLFTSFAVALLTRDDNDAPTAA, from the coding sequence ATGACGAAGGTTCCAGCCTCCACGTATAGGCTCCAGCTTCACAAAGGTTTCAAGTTCGACGACGCTGCGGCGATCGCCCAGTATCTCTACGATCTGGGCGTCACACACGTCTATAGCTCCCCGTACCTGCAGGCCGCGCCGGACAGCATGCACGGCTACGACGTCGTCGATCATCAGCGCGTCAATGAAGAGCTCGGCGGAGCGGAGGCCCATAAGCGCTTCTCCAAGACCCTCGGTGAAAACGGTCTCGGCCAGGTTCTCGATATCGTCCCCAACCATATGGCCATCGGGCGCGAAAACCGCTTCTGGTGGGATGTCCTGGAAAACGGTGCCTCCAGCCGTTACGCCTCCTTCTTTGACATCGATTGGCAGCCCCAGGAAGAGCGCCTCCGCGATAAGGTCCTCGTCCCCATCCTGGCTGATCAGTATGGCCGCGTCCTTGAAGCCGGCGATATCAAGGTCATCCGCAACGGCCCACTCTTCCTCGTGGAGGCAGCTGGGCAGACCTTCCCCGTTGCCCCTACGTCTCTCCCGGCCATCCTTGCTCGCGCCGCCGACTACTCCAACTCAGACACCCTCCGTTTCATCGCCGCCTCCTTTGGCCGCCTGCCGCAGCCGTCGTTTGAGGATCGCCGCACCGTCCTCGCGCGTCATCGCGATAAAGCCGTCCTCAACACCCTGCTGGAGCGGCTCTGCGCGGAGGATCACCCCGCCTGCACCGCCATCGATCGCGCCATCGACGACCTCAACGCCCGCCACGACGCACTGGACGACTTCCTCAACCAGCAGAACTACCGCCTCGCTTATTGGAAGACCGCGGACCAGCAACTGGGCTATCGCCGCTTCTTTGACGTCAACAGCCTCATCGGCCTGCGCATGGAGCGCGCCCACGTCTTTGAGGAGACCCACGCGCTCATCCTGGAGTGGCTCCGCCAAGGCGTCCTGGATGGCGTTCGCGTCGATCACCCCGACGGCCTCCGCGATCCGCTCGAGTACTTCCAGCGTCTCCGCGCCGCAGCACCCGACGCCTGGATCATCGGGGAAAAGATCCTGGAACCGGGCGAGTTCCTCCGCGAGAACTGGCCCATCGAAGGCACCAGCGGCTATGACTTCCTCAATGTAGCCCTGGGCGTTCTCGTCTCCCCGGACGGTCTTGAAAAACTCACCCAGGTGTACGCAGACTTCACCGCACAGCCCGTCGATTTCCACGTCATCGCGCACGACAAGAAGATCGCCGTCTCCCAGGAAGCGCTCGGCTCTGACGTCAATCGCATCACGTCTCTCCTGATCGAGATCTGCGAGAACAATCGCAACTACCGCGATACCACCCGCGCTGAAGCTCGCCGCGCCCTCCGCGAACTCGCCGGCTGCTTCGCCATCTATCGCACCTACGTCGTGCCCTCGCGCAACGAGATCAACGACGAAGACCGCAGCTATATCCATCGTGCCATCGAGTGTGCCAAGTCCAACCGCGCCGACTTGCCTCCGACCCTCTTCGACTTCCTCGAAGACATCCTCACCCTCAAGGTCACTGGCCGCCTTGAAACCGAGTTCACCCTACGCTTCCAGCAGTTCACCTCACCCGTCATGGCCAAGGGCGTGGAGGACACGGCGTTCTATTGCTTCAACCGCCTCACCGGCATGTGTGAGGTCGGCGGTGACCCCGGCCGCAACGGCCTCACCATCGACCAGTTTCACGAATACCAATCGAAGATGCAGCAGACTCATCCCTCCACGATGACGACGCTCTCCACCCATGACACCAAGCGCGCCGACGACGTACGCGCCCGCCTCTCCGTCCTCTCGGAGCTTCCGGAGGAGTTCGCCTCCGCCATTCAAAGCTGGACCGCCGCCAACGAGCAGTTCAAGGCCAACACCTTCCCGGACCCCAACACCGAGTACTTCCTCTACCAGACCCTCATCGGTGCTTGGCCCATCGACGCAGAACGCACCAAGACCTACATGCTCAAGGCCATGCGGGAGGCCAAGCAGCAGACCTCCTGGGTCGCCAACAACAAGCCCTTTGAAGACGCGCTCTTCGCCTTTATCGACGCCATCCTCACCCACGCGCCCTTCGTCGACTCACTCTCGGAGTTCGTCGCAAAGCTCTTGGTTCCAGGCCGCGTCAACTCCCTCACCCAGTCGCTCCTGAAGTACACCGCTCCCGGTGTTCCTGATCTTTACCAGGGTGGCGAGCTCTGGGATCACTCGCTCGTCGATCCCGACAATCGCCGCCCCGTCGACTACGACCTCCGCCGCAAGCTTCTTGCCCAGATCGCCGTCCTGCCCATCGACAAGATCTCCGCCAGCATCAACGACCCGGAGGACAAAGGTGTGGCGAAGCTCTTCTTAGTCCACCGCGCCTTGCAACTCCGCCGCCAGCAGCCTACGTGGTTCGGCCCGGAGGCCGCCTACACTCCCGTAAAGCTCACTGGCCCCGCCGCGTCTCACGCCTTGGCGTACTTACGTGGCGATCACGTCCTCACCATCGTCCCGCTCCACACCGCTGCTCTCACTGACGGTTGGGATGACACCGCCGTCCAACTTCCGGAAGGCCGCTGGTCCAATCAACTGGCAGAAGAACCTCACCGCTCCGGCAAAGTCCTTCTCGCCGATCTGTTCACATCCTTCGCGGTTGCCCTTCTCACTCGCGATGATAACGACGCTCCCACGGCGGCGTAG
- a CDS encoding glycoside hydrolase family 15 protein: MSDIQKKSKLPLHAAKIEDYALIGDCETAALVSKSGSIDWLCWPSFSSAACFSALLGTADHGFWRIAPTREPKSITRRYLPGTLIVETTFTTPDGVVALIDFMPPRGNNSDVVRILRGVSGKVKMHMDLAVRFDFGRTIPWVTHTDFGLRAIAGMDLVVLRTKVSLKGEEMKTVSDFTIKAGDEIPFTLTYGSAMGKDGNSPTEDPRSFSAFTAFDQTVEFWKEWTARNTFQGEYAEAVERSLITLKALTYKPSGGIVAAPTASLPEKIGGQRNWDYRFCWLRDTSFTLLVLLQAGYAEEAAAWRRWLIRAIAGAPAQIQTIYGICGERQLTEYKADWLPGYENSSPVNIGNAASTQFQLDVFGEVAAALTRTPAAEDDIKVSASAVQAQLIDHLCKIWEEPDDGIWETRGGRKHFTHSKVMAWVALDRSIKHYEQFNGKGDIKRWKKNRDLIHKQVCEKGFNKKLNAFTQSYGSKELDASCLRIGLVGFLPMDDPRIIGTVDAIQKRLMKNGLVERYDTKTSPDGLPPGEGTFLACSFWLVTNLWLIGRHDEARALYDRLLALRNDVGLLSEEYDTIGNRMVGNFPQALSHIALTHAAFAISGAWHPDLPLGSKI; the protein is encoded by the coding sequence TTGTCCGATATTCAGAAGAAATCCAAGCTCCCGCTCCACGCCGCAAAGATTGAAGACTATGCCCTGATCGGCGACTGCGAAACCGCAGCCCTCGTGTCAAAGTCAGGCTCCATCGATTGGCTCTGCTGGCCCTCGTTTTCCTCAGCCGCCTGCTTCTCCGCGCTCCTGGGCACGGCAGACCACGGCTTCTGGCGCATCGCCCCCACTCGCGAGCCCAAGTCCATCACCCGCCGCTATCTCCCCGGCACCCTCATCGTCGAAACCACCTTCACCACCCCGGACGGCGTGGTCGCCCTCATCGATTTCATGCCTCCCCGCGGCAACAACTCCGACGTCGTCCGTATCCTCCGGGGCGTCTCGGGCAAGGTCAAGATGCACATGGACCTCGCCGTCCGCTTCGACTTCGGCCGCACCATCCCGTGGGTCACCCACACCGACTTCGGCCTACGCGCCATCGCCGGAATGGATCTCGTCGTCCTCCGCACCAAGGTCTCGCTCAAAGGCGAAGAGATGAAGACCGTCTCCGACTTCACCATCAAAGCCGGCGACGAGATCCCCTTCACCCTCACCTACGGCTCCGCCATGGGCAAAGACGGCAACTCCCCCACCGAAGATCCCAGATCCTTCTCCGCCTTCACTGCCTTCGATCAGACGGTCGAGTTCTGGAAGGAGTGGACGGCCCGCAACACCTTTCAGGGCGAGTACGCCGAAGCCGTCGAGCGCTCCTTGATCACTCTCAAAGCACTGACCTATAAACCCTCCGGAGGCATCGTAGCCGCACCCACTGCCTCGCTGCCGGAGAAGATAGGCGGCCAGCGCAACTGGGACTACCGCTTCTGCTGGCTGCGCGATACCTCCTTCACCCTGCTCGTCCTCCTCCAGGCCGGATATGCCGAGGAGGCCGCCGCCTGGCGTCGCTGGCTCATCCGCGCCATCGCCGGCGCACCCGCCCAGATTCAGACCATCTACGGCATCTGCGGCGAGCGCCAACTCACCGAGTACAAAGCCGACTGGCTGCCCGGCTACGAGAACTCCTCCCCGGTCAACATCGGCAACGCGGCCTCCACCCAGTTCCAGCTTGACGTCTTCGGTGAGGTCGCAGCCGCCCTCACCCGCACTCCAGCCGCCGAAGACGATATCAAGGTCTCCGCCTCTGCGGTCCAGGCCCAGCTTATCGACCACCTCTGCAAGATCTGGGAGGAGCCGGACGACGGCATCTGGGAGACTCGCGGCGGTCGCAAGCACTTCACCCACTCCAAGGTCATGGCCTGGGTCGCGTTGGACCGCTCCATCAAGCACTACGAGCAGTTCAACGGTAAAGGCGACATCAAGCGCTGGAAGAAGAACCGCGACCTCATCCATAAGCAGGTCTGCGAGAAAGGCTTCAACAAAAAGCTCAACGCCTTCACCCAGTCCTACGGCTCAAAGGAGCTCGACGCCTCCTGCCTCCGCATCGGCCTCGTCGGCTTCCTCCCCATGGACGATCCACGCATCATCGGCACCGTCGACGCCATCCAGAAGCGCCTGATGAAGAACGGCCTGGTCGAGCGCTACGACACCAAGACCTCCCCGGACGGCCTGCCCCCGGGCGAAGGCACCTTCCTCGCCTGTAGCTTCTGGCTCGTTACTAACCTCTGGCTCATCGGCCGTCATGACGAAGCCCGCGCCCTCTACGACCGGCTTCTCGCCCTCCGCAATGACGTCGGCCTCCTCAGCGAGGAGTACGACACCATCGGCAATCGCATGGTCGGCAACTTTCCCCAGGCTCTCTCGCACATCGCCCTGACCCACGCCGCCTTCGCCATCTCCGGAGCCTGGCACCCGGACCTGCCCTTGGGCTCAAAGATCTAG